A single genomic interval of Streptomyces sp. NBC_00663 harbors:
- the nth gene encoding endonuclease III yields the protein MGEQNSGGGKKAAKATKKVAVKKTPEVVGKAATKKAATKAVKKAPAKKAAVKKAAVKKVAAKSPTAESVTALVRRARRINRELAEVYPYAHPELDFANPFQLVVATVLSAQTTDLRVNQTTPALFAKYPTPEDLAAANPEEVEEILRPTGFFRAKTKSVIGLSKALVEQFGGEVPGKLEDLVKLPGVGRKTAFVVLGNAYGRPGITVDTHFQRLVRRWQWTDETDPDKIEAAIGALFPKSDWTDLSHHVIWHGRRICHARKPACGACPIAPLCPAFGEGETDPEKAKKLLKYEKGGFPGQRLNPPQSYLDAGGKAAPPLGAG from the coding sequence GTGGGCGAACAGAACTCCGGTGGCGGAAAGAAAGCGGCAAAAGCGACAAAGAAGGTTGCGGTGAAGAAGACACCCGAGGTCGTCGGGAAGGCGGCCACGAAGAAGGCCGCGACGAAGGCCGTGAAGAAGGCCCCGGCCAAGAAGGCGGCCGTCAAGAAGGCGGCCGTCAAGAAGGTCGCCGCGAAGTCGCCGACGGCCGAGTCCGTCACCGCTCTCGTCCGCCGGGCCCGCCGTATCAACCGCGAACTCGCCGAGGTCTATCCGTACGCCCACCCCGAACTGGACTTCGCCAACCCCTTCCAGCTCGTCGTCGCCACGGTCCTGTCCGCCCAGACCACCGACCTGAGGGTCAATCAGACGACCCCCGCGCTCTTCGCCAAGTACCCGACCCCCGAGGACCTGGCCGCCGCCAACCCCGAGGAGGTCGAGGAGATCCTCCGGCCGACCGGCTTCTTCCGGGCCAAGACCAAGTCCGTCATAGGGCTGTCGAAGGCCCTGGTGGAGCAGTTCGGCGGCGAGGTGCCCGGCAAACTGGAGGACCTGGTCAAGCTGCCCGGTGTGGGCCGCAAGACCGCGTTCGTGGTGCTCGGCAACGCCTACGGACGGCCCGGCATCACCGTGGACACGCACTTCCAGCGGCTGGTGCGGCGCTGGCAGTGGACGGACGAGACCGACCCCGACAAGATCGAGGCCGCGATCGGCGCGCTGTTCCCGAAGAGCGACTGGACGGACCTGTCCCACCATGTGATCTGGCACGGCCGTCGCATCTGCCACGCCCGCAAGCCCGCCTGCGGCGCCTGCCCCATCGCCCCGCTCTGCCCGGCGTTCGGCGAGGGCGAGACCGACCCGGAGAAGGCGAAGAAGCTCCTCAAGTACGAGAAGGGCGGCTTCCCGGGCCAGCGCCTCAACCCGCCCCAGTCCTACCTGGACGCGGGCGGCAAGGCGGCACCGCCGCTGGGGGCCGGATGA
- a CDS encoding Crp/Fnr family transcriptional regulator, producing the protein MDDVLRRNPLFAALDDEQSAELRASMSEVTLARGDSLFHEGDPGDRLYVVTEGKVKLHRTSPDGRENMLAVVGPGELIGELSLFDPGPRTATATALTEVKLLGLGHGDLQPWLNVRPEVATALLRAVARRLRKTNDQMSDLVFSDVPGRVARALLDLSRRFGVQSEEGIHVVHDLTQEELAQLVGASRETVNKALADFAQRGWLRLEARAVILLDVERLAKRSR; encoded by the coding sequence GTGGACGACGTTCTGCGGCGCAACCCGCTCTTCGCGGCACTCGACGACGAGCAGTCCGCGGAACTGCGCGCCTCCATGAGTGAGGTGACCCTCGCCCGCGGCGACTCCCTCTTCCACGAGGGCGACCCCGGAGACCGGCTCTATGTCGTCACCGAGGGCAAGGTCAAGCTCCACCGCACCTCCCCCGACGGCCGCGAGAACATGCTCGCCGTGGTGGGCCCCGGTGAGCTGATCGGCGAACTGTCGTTGTTCGACCCGGGCCCGCGTACGGCGACCGCCACCGCGCTGACCGAGGTCAAGCTGCTCGGTCTCGGCCACGGCGACCTCCAGCCCTGGCTGAACGTCCGCCCCGAGGTGGCCACCGCGCTGCTGCGCGCCGTCGCCCGCCGGCTGCGCAAGACCAACGACCAGATGTCCGACCTGGTCTTCTCGGACGTCCCCGGTCGTGTCGCCCGCGCGCTCCTGGACCTCTCCCGCCGCTTCGGCGTGCAGTCCGAGGAAGGCATCCACGTCGTCCACGACCTCACGCAGGAGGAGCTGGCCCAGCTGGTCGGCGCGTCCCGCGAGACGGTCAACAAGGCCCTCGCCGACTTCGCCCAGCGCGGGTGGCTGCGCCTGGAGGCGCGTGCGGTGATCCTGCTGGACGTGGAGCGGCTGGCGAAGCGGTCGCGGTGA
- a CDS encoding nucleotidyltransferase domain-containing protein → MSENVPSRGLDPQGYIAREGSLARVPHAFRPVVAAARDRVLDLFGDRLHSAYLYGSIPRGTARVGRSDLDLLIALREEPTEADRDAVRALGEALDKEHPAIDGVGTLLYSRARLLSELETYDLGWFVACLCTPLLGDDLAEFLPRYRPDALLARETNGDLALLLPRWRARIEAADDSETSLRPLVRFMSRHLVRTGFTLVMPRWNGWTSDLREMAEAFGTYYPERAEQLRAAAVRGHEPTGDRAVLMSYVDDLGPWLAEEYARVHGVKAPRPD, encoded by the coding sequence ATGTCTGAAAATGTGCCCTCCAGAGGTCTCGACCCACAGGGCTACATCGCGCGCGAAGGCTCCCTCGCGCGCGTGCCGCACGCCTTCCGGCCCGTGGTCGCCGCCGCGCGTGACCGGGTCCTCGACCTCTTCGGGGACCGGCTGCACAGCGCCTACCTCTACGGCTCGATCCCGCGCGGCACCGCGCGCGTGGGGCGCAGCGACCTCGATCTGCTGATCGCCCTGCGCGAGGAGCCCACGGAGGCCGACCGGGACGCCGTACGGGCGCTGGGCGAGGCCCTCGACAAGGAGCACCCGGCGATCGACGGCGTCGGGACGCTGCTGTACAGCCGGGCGCGGCTGCTGAGCGAGCTGGAGACCTACGACCTGGGCTGGTTCGTGGCCTGTCTGTGCACCCCGCTGCTCGGTGACGACCTCGCCGAGTTCCTGCCGCGCTACCGGCCCGACGCCCTGCTCGCCCGCGAGACCAACGGGGACCTCGCCCTGCTGCTGCCCCGCTGGCGCGCCCGCATCGAGGCCGCCGACGACAGCGAAACGTCCCTGCGGCCTCTCGTGCGCTTCATGTCCCGCCATCTCGTCCGCACCGGCTTCACCCTCGTCATGCCCCGCTGGAACGGCTGGACCAGCGATCTGCGGGAGATGGCGGAGGCGTTCGGCACGTACTACCCGGAGCGGGCCGAGCAGCTGCGGGCGGCGGCGGTGCGCGGCCACGAGCCCACGGGTGACCGCGCCGTGCTCATGTCGTACGTCGACGATCTGGGGCCCTGGCTGGCGGAGGAATACGCGCGCGTGCACGGCGTGAAGGCGCCCCGCCCCGACTGA
- a CDS encoding MBL fold metallo-hydrolase, which produces MTDAAALPGQPRGGALSGPATPRAVNVLAPNASAMTLDGTNTWILAEPDSELAVVIDPGPLDEGHLRNVVDVAEKAGRRVALTLLTHGHPDHAEGAARFAELTGTRVRALDPALRLGDEGLAAGDVVTVGGLELRVVPTPGHTSDSLCFHLPADQAVLTGDTILGRGTTVVAHPDGRLGDYLDSLRRLRSLTVDDGVHTVLPGHGPVLEDAQGAVEFYLAHRAHRLAQVETAVEDGYLTPSQVVAHVYADVDRSLWPAAELSVRAQMDYLDEHGLI; this is translated from the coding sequence ATGACGGACGCAGCAGCCCTTCCCGGCCAGCCACGCGGCGGGGCCCTCTCCGGTCCCGCCACCCCGCGTGCCGTGAACGTCCTGGCGCCCAACGCGTCCGCGATGACGCTGGACGGCACGAACACCTGGATCCTCGCCGAGCCCGACTCCGAACTGGCCGTGGTGATCGACCCCGGACCACTGGACGAGGGTCATCTGCGCAATGTCGTCGACGTCGCCGAGAAGGCCGGCCGGCGTGTCGCGCTCACCCTGCTGACGCACGGTCACCCGGACCACGCCGAGGGCGCTGCCCGCTTCGCCGAGCTGACCGGCACGCGCGTGCGTGCGCTGGACCCGGCGCTGCGGCTGGGCGACGAGGGACTGGCGGCCGGGGACGTCGTCACCGTCGGCGGCCTGGAGCTGAGGGTCGTACCGACCCCCGGCCACACCTCCGACTCGCTGTGCTTCCATCTCCCGGCCGATCAGGCCGTCCTGACGGGCGACACCATCCTGGGCCGCGGTACGACGGTGGTGGCGCACCCCGACGGCCGCCTGGGCGACTATCTGGACTCCCTGCGCCGTCTGAGGTCCCTCACGGTCGACGACGGCGTCCACACGGTCCTCCCGGGCCACGGGCCCGTCCTGGAGGACGCACAGGGGGCGGTGGAGTTCTACCTCGCCCACCGCGCCCACCGGCTCGCCCAGGTGGAGACGGCGGTCGAGGACGGCTACTTGACGCCGTCCCAGGTCGTCGCCCACGTGTACGCCGACGTGGACCGCTCCCTGTGGCCGGCGGCCGAGCTGTCGGTGCGGGCGCAGATGGACTACCTGGACGAGCACGGACTCATCTAG
- a CDS encoding NUDIX hydrolase: protein MANGQWFPQDWPERIRALAEGTLTPVVPKRAATVMLLKDTDTGPAVHMLRRRASMAFAGGAYAYPGGGVDPRDDDHGIRWAGPPRAWWARRLAVTETEAQAIVCAAVRETYEEAGVLLAGPTPDSVVGDTTGADWESDREALVARDLSFAEFLERRGLVLRSDLLGAWTRWITPEFESRRFDTWFFVAALPAGQRTRNASTEADRTVWIRPADAAASYDKGELLMMPPTIATLRQLIAYPAAAEALAASPDRDLTPVLARARLDGEEIVLSWPGHEEFTKHIPTGGASA from the coding sequence ATGGCGAATGGGCAGTGGTTTCCGCAGGACTGGCCGGAACGCATCCGCGCGCTCGCGGAAGGCACCCTCACCCCGGTCGTCCCCAAGCGCGCGGCCACGGTCATGCTCCTGAAGGACACCGACACCGGCCCCGCCGTGCACATGCTGCGCAGACGCGCCTCCATGGCCTTCGCCGGAGGCGCGTACGCGTATCCGGGCGGCGGCGTCGACCCGCGCGACGACGACCACGGCATCCGCTGGGCGGGCCCCCCGCGCGCGTGGTGGGCGCGCAGGCTCGCGGTGACCGAGACGGAGGCCCAGGCGATCGTCTGCGCGGCCGTCCGCGAGACGTACGAGGAGGCGGGCGTCCTGCTCGCCGGCCCCACTCCCGACTCGGTGGTCGGGGACACGACCGGCGCGGACTGGGAGAGCGACCGTGAGGCCCTGGTCGCGCGGGACCTGTCCTTCGCCGAGTTCCTGGAGCGCCGCGGCCTGGTCCTGCGCTCGGACCTGCTCGGGGCGTGGACGCGCTGGATCACCCCGGAGTTCGAGTCCCGCCGCTTCGACACCTGGTTCTTCGTCGCCGCCCTCCCGGCCGGCCAGCGCACCCGCAACGCCTCCACGGAGGCGGACCGCACGGTGTGGATCCGTCCGGCGGACGCGGCGGCCTCGTACGACAAGGGCGAGCTGCTGATGATGCCGCCCACGATCGCGACCCTGCGCCAGCTGATCGCGTACCCCGCCGCCGCCGAGGCGCTCGCGGCGTCGCCCGACCGCGACCTGACGCCGGTCCTGGCGCGGGCCAGGCTGGACGGCGAGGAGATTGTGCTGTCCTGGCCGGGGCACGAGGAGTTCACGAAACACATTCCGACCGGTGGAGCCTCGGCATGA
- a CDS encoding RidA family protein, whose protein sequence is MSAVEAKLADLGLTLPEVVPPLAAYQPAVRSGVYVYTSGQLPMVEGKLPVTGKVGAEVTAEEAKELARICALNALAAVKSVAGDLDRVARVVKVVGFVASAADFTGQPGVINGASELLGEVLGDKGVHARSAVGVAVLPLDAPVEVEVQVELTEA, encoded by the coding sequence GTGAGCGCGGTCGAGGCGAAGCTCGCCGACCTCGGCCTGACGCTGCCCGAGGTCGTACCGCCGCTGGCCGCGTACCAGCCGGCCGTGCGGTCGGGCGTGTACGTGTACACCTCCGGCCAGCTCCCCATGGTGGAGGGCAAGCTGCCCGTCACCGGCAAGGTGGGCGCGGAGGTCACCGCCGAGGAGGCCAAGGAGCTGGCCCGCATCTGCGCGCTCAACGCGCTGGCGGCCGTCAAGTCGGTCGCCGGTGACCTCGACCGCGTCGCGCGCGTGGTGAAGGTCGTCGGGTTCGTGGCCTCGGCCGCGGACTTCACCGGCCAGCCCGGCGTGATCAACGGCGCGAGCGAACTGCTCGGCGAGGTCCTCGGCGACAAGGGCGTGCACGCGCGAAGCGCCGTGGGCGTGGCGGTGCTGCCGCTGGACGCCCCGGTGGAGGTCGAGGTCCAGGTGGAGCTCACGGAGGCGTAG
- a CDS encoding DUF4177 domain-containing protein, producing the protein MTKWEYATVPLLVHATKQILDTWGEDGWELVQVVPGPNNPEQLVAYLKREKA; encoded by the coding sequence ATGACCAAGTGGGAATACGCGACTGTGCCGCTGCTCGTACACGCCACGAAGCAGATTCTGGACACCTGGGGCGAGGACGGCTGGGAGCTCGTCCAGGTCGTGCCCGGGCCGAACAACCCCGAGCAGCTGGTGGCCTACCTCAAGCGGGAGAAGGCGTGA
- a CDS encoding ArsA family ATPase yields the protein MSRLQVVSGKGGTGKTTVAAALALALATEGKRALLVEVEGRQGIAQLFETEALPYEERKIAVAPGGGEVYALAIDPELALLDYLQMFYKLGGAGRALKKLGAIDFATTVAPGLRDVLLTGKACEAVRRKEKSGRFAYDYVVMDAPPTGRITRFLNVNDEVAGLAKIGPIHNQAQAVMRVLKSPETAVHLVTLLEEMPVQETADGIAELRAANLPVGRVIVNMVRPEVLDAAELELVRGTARSSFAQSLSAAGLGGARRGGHAERLVDPLLAQAEEYAERYTLEHEQRAVLGELDLPLHELPLHAEGMDLAGLYALATELRKQGMS from the coding sequence GTGAGCAGGCTCCAGGTCGTCAGCGGCAAGGGCGGAACCGGTAAGACCACGGTGGCCGCAGCCCTCGCGCTGGCTCTGGCCACCGAGGGGAAGCGCGCGCTTCTCGTGGAGGTCGAGGGCCGGCAGGGCATCGCACAACTCTTCGAGACGGAGGCGTTGCCCTACGAGGAGAGAAAGATCGCGGTCGCACCGGGCGGCGGGGAGGTGTACGCCCTCGCCATCGATCCCGAACTGGCCCTTCTGGACTACCTCCAGATGTTCTACAAGCTCGGCGGCGCCGGCCGCGCCCTGAAGAAGCTCGGCGCCATCGACTTCGCCACCACCGTCGCCCCCGGCCTCAGGGACGTACTCCTGACCGGCAAGGCGTGCGAGGCGGTGCGGCGCAAGGAGAAGTCCGGGCGGTTCGCCTACGACTACGTCGTGATGGACGCGCCGCCCACCGGGCGCATCACGCGCTTCCTGAACGTGAACGACGAGGTCGCGGGCCTCGCCAAGATAGGGCCGATACACAATCAGGCGCAGGCCGTGATGCGGGTGCTGAAGTCGCCGGAGACGGCCGTGCACCTGGTGACGCTGCTTGAGGAGATGCCCGTCCAGGAGACCGCGGACGGCATCGCCGAGCTGCGGGCGGCGAACCTGCCGGTGGGCCGGGTCATCGTGAACATGGTGCGCCCGGAGGTGTTGGACGCGGCCGAGCTGGAACTCGTACGCGGCACGGCTCGTTCCTCCTTCGCGCAGTCGCTGTCCGCCGCGGGGCTGGGCGGGGCGCGGCGCGGCGGGCATGCCGAGCGGCTGGTGGACCCGCTCCTGGCCCAGGCCGAGGAGTACGCCGAGCGGTACACGCTGGAGCACGAACAGCGCGCGGTCCTCGGCGAACTGGACCTGCCACTGCACGAACTGCCGCTGCACGCCGAGGGCATGGACCTGGCGGGGTTGTACGCACTGGCCACGGAACTGCGGAAGCAGGGGATGTCATGA
- a CDS encoding ArsA family ATPase: protein MSPDAERQHRLSPARVLDLDPLLDDPATRIVVCCGSGGVGKTTTAAALGLRAAERGRKVVVLTIDPARRLAQSMGIDSLDNTPRRVKGVEGDGELHAMMLDMKRTFDEIVEAHADPERASAILGNPFYQSLSAGFAGTQEYMAMEKLGQLRAKDEWDLIIVDTPPSRSALDFLDAPKRLGSFLDGKLIRLLTAPAKLGGRAGMKFLNVGMSMMTGTLGKLLGGQLLKDVQTFVSAMDSMFGGFRTRADATYKLLQAPGTAFLVVAAPERDALREAAYFVERLAAEDMPLAGLVLNRVHGSGAARLSAERALAAAENLEETRIVDQEAGKAGVRNSPDTDGSSGSPTSDQTVGQLTAGLLRLHAERMRLLSREQRTRDRFTALHPEVAVTEVAALPGDVHDLAGLRDIGARLAAGRPELPESAEE, encoded by the coding sequence ATGAGCCCGGACGCCGAGCGGCAGCACCGCCTCTCCCCCGCGCGCGTGCTCGATCTCGACCCCCTCCTTGACGACCCGGCGACCCGCATCGTGGTGTGCTGCGGCTCGGGCGGGGTCGGCAAGACCACGACCGCGGCGGCGCTGGGGCTGCGGGCCGCCGAGCGGGGCCGGAAGGTGGTCGTGCTGACCATCGACCCGGCCCGCCGGCTCGCCCAGTCCATGGGCATCGACTCGCTGGACAACACCCCGCGACGCGTGAAGGGCGTCGAGGGCGACGGCGAGCTGCACGCGATGATGCTGGACATGAAGCGCACCTTCGACGAGATCGTCGAGGCGCACGCGGATCCCGAGCGGGCCTCCGCGATTCTCGGCAACCCCTTCTACCAGTCGCTCTCGGCGGGCTTCGCGGGCACGCAGGAGTACATGGCGATGGAGAAGCTGGGACAGCTGCGGGCGAAGGACGAGTGGGACCTGATCATCGTCGACACCCCGCCGTCCCGGTCCGCGCTGGACTTCCTGGACGCGCCCAAGCGGCTCGGCTCCTTCCTCGACGGCAAGCTGATCCGGCTGCTCACCGCCCCGGCCAAGCTCGGCGGGCGCGCGGGGATGAAGTTCCTCAACGTGGGGATGTCGATGATGACGGGCACCCTCGGCAAGCTGCTCGGTGGTCAACTCCTCAAGGACGTCCAGACGTTCGTGTCCGCCATGGACTCCATGTTCGGCGGGTTCCGCACACGCGCGGACGCGACGTACAAACTGCTCCAGGCGCCCGGCACGGCGTTCCTGGTGGTGGCCGCCCCGGAGCGGGACGCGCTGCGGGAGGCCGCCTACTTCGTGGAGCGCCTCGCGGCCGAGGACATGCCCCTCGCGGGGCTGGTGCTCAACCGGGTCCACGGCAGCGGAGCCGCCCGGCTGTCGGCCGAGCGGGCACTCGCCGCCGCGGAAAATCTTGAAGAGACCCGCATTGTGGATCAGGAGGCCGGGAAAGCTGGAGTTCGTAACTCTCCCGACACAGACGGCAGTTCAGGTTCCCCCACCTCGGATCAGACCGTCGGACAACTCACCGCAGGCCTGCTCAGGCTGCATGCCGAGCGTATGCGGCTGCTCTCCCGCGAGCAGCGCACGCGCGACCGCTTCACCGCGCTCCACCCCGAGGTGGCGGTGACAGAGGTGGCCGCGCTGCCCGGCGACGTCCATGACCTCGCGGGGCTGCGGGACATCGGGGCACGGCTCGCGGCCGGTCGGCCGGAGCTGCCCGAGAGCGCGGAGGAATGA
- the wblA gene encoding transcriptional regulator WblA, whose protein sequence is MGWVTDWSAQAACRTTDPDELFVQGAAQNRAKAVCTGCPVRTECLADALDNRVEFGVWGGMTERERRALLRRRPLVTSWRRLLETARTEYERGAGILPLDDDEVYENYAAVG, encoded by the coding sequence ATGGGCTGGGTAACCGACTGGAGTGCGCAGGCGGCCTGCCGCACTACCGATCCGGATGAACTGTTCGTTCAAGGAGCAGCGCAGAACAGGGCCAAGGCGGTGTGCACCGGATGTCCGGTGCGGACCGAGTGCCTGGCCGATGCGCTCGACAACCGCGTCGAGTTCGGCGTGTGGGGAGGCATGACGGAGCGGGAGCGCCGCGCACTGCTGCGCAGGCGTCCATTGGTCACTTCCTGGCGCCGGCTCCTCGAGACCGCGCGCACGGAGTACGAACGAGGGGCCGGCATCCTGCCCCTCGACGACGACGAGGTGTACGAGAACTACGCGGCGGTGGGCTGA